From a single Nicotiana tabacum cultivar K326 chromosome 8, ASM71507v2, whole genome shotgun sequence genomic region:
- the LOC107820421 gene encoding uncharacterized protein LOC107820421, with protein sequence MVPFFVFLTPLLFVLKNSFFVHGILDPIDFLALQAIRKSLDDLPGSNYFASWDFTSEPCNFAGVYCDGDKVIALNLGDPRAGSPGLTGTLDPSIGKLSSLAEFTVVPGRITGALPESLSQLKNLRFLGVSRNFLSGDIPASLGQLRELQTLDLSFNQLTGNIPWAIGALPALSNVILCHNHLSGSIPPFVSQRLTRLDLKHNELSGTLLPMSLPSSLEYLSLSWNQFTGPVDFLLTRLNQLNYLDLSLNRFTGCIPGILFTFPLTNLQLQRNLFTGPILPMSQVTIPTVDISFNRFFGEISPLFSNVQNLYLNNNRFTGQVPAVLVDRLLSAGMQVLYVQHNFLTGIEINPTVEIPVSSSLCLQYNCMIPPVQTACPLKAGKQKSRPTDQCVEWKGQKGDKTNNITG encoded by the coding sequence ATGGTACCATTCTTTGTATTTTTGACTCCATTGCTTTTTGTTCTTAAAAATAGTTTCTTTGTACATGGGATTTTAGACCCTATTGATTTCTTGGCATTACAAGCTATTCGAAAAAGCTTAGATGATTTACCAGGTTCGAATTATTTTGCTTCTTGGGATTTTACTTCTGAGCCTTGTAATTTTGCTGGAGTTTACTGTGATGGAGATAAAGTGATCGCATTGAATCTTGGTGACCCGAGAGCTGGGTCACCGGGTCTAACCGGAACTTTGGATCCTTCTATTGGGAAACTTTCTTCTCTTGCTGAGTTTACTGTAGTTCCGGGTCGGATAACCGGTGCATTACCCGAAAGTTTGTCTCAGTTGAAGAACTTGAGATTTCTTGGAGTTAGCCGGAACTTTCTCTCCGGCGATATTCCGGCGTCATTGGGTCAGCTCCGGGAGCTACAAACTCTTGATCTTAGTTTTAATCAGCTCACTGGAAATATACCTTGGGCTATTGGTGCACTTCCAGCATTATCCAACGTTATACTTTGTCACAACCATTTGTCCGGTTCGATCCCACCTTTTGTTTCTCAAAGATTAACCCGTTTAGACCTTAAACATAACGAACTTTCTGGTACTCTTTTGCCTATGTCACTTCCTTCTTCTCTTGAATACTTGTCATTATCATGGAATCAGTTTACCGGTCCAGTTGATTTTCTGTTAACTCGGCTGAACCAGTTGAACTATCTTGATCTTAGCTTGAACCGGTTTACCGGCTGCATTCCCGGGATTTTGTTTACTTTTCCACTCACAAATCTTCAGCTACAGAGGAATTTATTTACGGGTCCGATTTTACCAATGTCACAAGTGACTATTCCGACGGTGGATATTAGTTTTAACAGGTTTTTCGGGGAGATATCGCCATTGTTTTCTAATGTGCAGAATTTGTATTTGAATAATAACCGGTTCACTGGTCAGGTGCCGGCGGTTTTGGTGGACCGGTTATTATCGGCTGGAATGCAGGTTTTGTATGTACAGCATAATTTTCTGACAGGGATTGAGATTAATCCGACGGTGGAAATTCCGGTGAGCAGTTCATTGTGTTTGCAGTATAATTGCATGATACCGCCGGTTCAGACCGCTTGTCCGTTGAAAGCCGGGAAGCAGAAGAGTAGGCCTACTGATCAGTGTGTGGAGTGGAAGGGCCAAAAGGGTGACAAAACAAACAATATTACTGGATAA
- the LOC142163023 gene encoding uncharacterized protein LOC142163023, whose product MSVPPENWKGQSTGENYELWDIVTDSLLATLKKNVEGVDVPKTRADYTTEDLRTWKNNANTKKWLVCGLDPNEYSRIQGCTTAKKIWNTLQVDHEGTPQVKRSRGTLLYSQYESLAIKEGETIQEMYTRFTTLTNELKSIGRIIPEEERLSKLILKLIDEYEDVNNEKEQMSKECVVLKAKCKNLEHKASETESENAGLKNQIRILKEDLSKVKNELDRTCEWNRSSDTLSWLHEHYSSKMKGLGFGNPTSKWDPNSKYIALTENKICTHCGKTGHYKSECTAKEKAIQKNQKFVQGKNRLPSWV is encoded by the exons ATGAGTGTACCACCTGAAAACTGGAAAGGGCAATCCACTG GAGAgaactatgagctatgggacattgtcaccgATAGTCTATTGGCTACCTTGAAGAAAAATgttgaaggagtagatgtgccaaagacaagagctgattaCACTACTGAGGACTTGAGGACGTGGAAGAATAATGCTAACACTaagaaatggcttgtttgtggacttgATCCAAATGAGTACAGTAGAATCCAAGGCTGTACCACTGCTAAGAAAATATGGAACACACTGCAAGTGgatcatgaaggaacacctcaggtGAAGAGATCTAGAGGAACTCTACTGTACTCTCAATATGAGAGTCTTGCTataaaggaaggagaaaccattcaAGAAATGTACACTAGGTTCACTACTCTAACAAATGAGCTGAAATCTAttggaaggattattcctgaAGAAGAAAG GTTATCTAAGTTGATCCTAAAGCTAATTGATGAATATGAGGatgtaaacaatgaaaaggaacagATGTCAAAAGAGTGTGTAGTTTtaaaagctaagtgcaaaaacctGGAACATAAGGCTagtgaaactgaaagtgaaaatgCTGGGTTGAAGAACCAG ATAAGAATCCTaaaggaggatctaagcaaggtcaAGAATGAGCTAGACAGAACCTGTGAATGGAACAGATCCTCTGATAcactttcatggctacatgaACACTATAGTAGCAAAATGAaaggacttggctttgggaacccTACATCTAAGTGGGATCCCAATAGCAAGTACATCGCACTTACTGAGAACAAAATTTGTACACACTGTGGTaaaactggtcactataaaagtgaatgcactgcaaaagaaaaggcaattcAAAAGAACCAaaaatttgttcaagggaaaaataggttGCCAAGTTGG GTCTAA